The following proteins come from a genomic window of Chloroflexota bacterium:
- a CDS encoding ABC transporter substrate-binding protein produces MVATRAEPPSLNPKPFRPLGLTADLSARIFNAGLTIPNENGGPVPYLAQSVPQLNSDSWRVSPDGRMQTTYHLKPGITWHDGQPLTADDFVFSFEVFSTPALGAGGGPPISLMDGVTAPDPETVAIEWKRTFPYANELQAGTGGTIPGAFPPLPRHLLGQALQTEDAEAFMANPFWVSGYVGAGPYKLDRWETGAFFEASAFAGHILGKPKIPRIRELFIPDPNTVVANILAGEAQLTSGDSIRFNDGETLRAQWGDQGKILNSPNLVRIIQFQRRPEFASTLAFGDLRVRQALHYGVDFDSLNEAVQGGRTTPAVGPIPTTASYYKQLDQAAAHYPYDPKKTEQLMTEAGFAKGADGVWVSPDPRFGRMGFELNVIASPDSDNEMHINAATWRTLGFDIREVDWSPAQAADNEWRNSFPGLSTPSVPVGEGSLTDYRSDRVPSADNRWFGGNRGGWSGTPAFDRLVDVWETSLDRDERTQAVIQMVKILTDDCVNINLYWKLNAQAVANGVTGPRITDPNGSADWNIHEWEYR; encoded by the coding sequence GTGGTCGCCACCCGGGCCGAGCCACCGAGCCTCAATCCCAAGCCGTTCCGTCCGCTCGGCCTCACTGCCGACTTGTCTGCACGGATCTTCAACGCGGGGCTCACCATTCCGAACGAAAATGGCGGCCCGGTGCCTTATCTGGCTCAAAGCGTTCCCCAGCTCAATTCAGACTCCTGGCGCGTCTCGCCCGACGGTCGGATGCAGACGACCTATCATCTGAAGCCCGGCATCACCTGGCACGACGGGCAGCCTCTCACGGCGGATGATTTCGTCTTCTCGTTCGAAGTGTTCAGCACGCCTGCTCTGGGCGCGGGCGGCGGGCCACCGATCAGCCTCATGGATGGGGTAACCGCGCCGGACCCCGAAACGGTTGCGATCGAGTGGAAGCGAACGTTCCCGTATGCGAACGAGCTTCAAGCGGGCACTGGTGGCACGATTCCGGGGGCGTTCCCGCCGCTTCCCCGCCACCTCCTCGGCCAGGCCCTCCAGACGGAGGATGCGGAGGCCTTCATGGCGAACCCCTTCTGGGTGAGCGGGTACGTGGGCGCTGGGCCGTACAAGCTGGATCGCTGGGAGACGGGCGCCTTTTTCGAGGCCAGCGCGTTTGCCGGGCACATTCTGGGCAAGCCAAAGATCCCCCGGATCCGTGAGCTGTTCATCCCCGACCCCAACACGGTGGTGGCGAACATCCTGGCGGGTGAGGCCCAGCTCACCAGCGGTGATTCGATTCGGTTCAACGATGGAGAAACCCTCCGAGCCCAATGGGGCGACCAGGGCAAGATTCTCAATTCGCCGAATCTCGTGCGCATCATCCAGTTCCAGCGTCGGCCCGAGTTCGCCAGCACGCTCGCATTTGGTGACTTGCGGGTGCGGCAGGCGCTGCACTACGGGGTCGACTTCGACTCTCTGAATGAGGCCGTTCAGGGTGGGCGCACCACCCCCGCGGTCGGGCCGATTCCCACGACCGCGTCGTACTACAAGCAGCTCGACCAGGCGGCGGCGCACTATCCCTACGACCCGAAAAAGACCGAGCAGCTCATGACCGAGGCGGGGTTCGCCAAGGGCGCCGACGGCGTCTGGGTCAGCCCGGATCCACGGTTCGGACGGATGGGATTCGAGCTGAACGTCATCGCTTCGCCGGATAGCGATAACGAGATGCACATCAACGCGGCCACCTGGCGCACCTTGGGGTTCGACATCCGTGAAGTGGATTGGTCCCCGGCCCAGGCGGCGGACAACGAATGGCGGAACAGCTTCCCGGGGCTCTCGACGCCCAGCGTTCCGGTGGGCGAGGGCTCGCTGACCGACTACCGCAGCGATCGCGTGCCCTCCGCGGACAATCGCTGGTTCGGGGGCAACCGCGGCGGCTGGTCCGGCACGCCAGCTTTCGACCGGCTCGTCGATGTGTGGGAGACCAGCCTCGATCGGGACGAGCGAACGCAAGCCGTAATTCAGATGGTCAAGATCCTGACCGACGACTGCGTCAACATCAATCTGTATTGGAAGCTCAATGCGCAGGCGGTCGCGAATGGCGTCACGGGGCCGCGAATCACCGACCCGAACGGCTCCGCCGACTGGAACATCCATGAATGGGAGTATCGATAA